The following coding sequences are from one Streptococcus sp. NPS 308 window:
- a CDS encoding YigZ family protein, producing the protein MEFRTIKEDGQVQEEIKKSRFICHVKRVYSEEEARDFITAIKKEHYKATHNCSAFIVGERSEIKRTNDDGEPSGTAGVPMLGVLENHNLTNVCVVVTRYFGGIKLGAGGLIRAYAGSVALAVKEIGIIEIKEQAGIAIQMSYAQYQEYSNFLREHKLTEIETNFTDQIDTIIYVDKEEKENIKSALVEFFNGKVTLTDQGLREVEVPVNLV; encoded by the coding sequence ATGGAATTTAGAACAATTAAAGAGGACGGGCAAGTCCAAGAAGAAATCAAAAAATCACGCTTTATCTGTCACGTAAAGCGTGTCTATAGTGAAGAAGAAGCTCGTGACTTTATCACTGCTATCAAAAAAGAACACTACAAAGCCACCCATAACTGCTCTGCTTTTATTGTAGGGGAACGCAGTGAAATCAAGCGTACGAATGATGATGGTGAGCCTAGTGGTACTGCTGGAGTCCCTATGCTTGGCGTCTTAGAAAATCATAATCTTACGAATGTCTGCGTAGTAGTTACTCGTTACTTTGGTGGAATTAAGTTAGGCGCTGGCGGTTTGATTCGCGCTTACGCAGGAAGTGTAGCCTTGGCTGTCAAAGAAATAGGCATTATTGAAATCAAAGAGCAAGCTGGCATAGCCATTCAGATGTCTTACGCTCAGTATCAAGAATATAGCAATTTTCTTAGAGAACATAAACTCACGGAAATCGAGACAAACTTTACAGATCAAATCGATACCATAATTTATGTTGATAAGGAAGAGAAAGAAAATATTAAGTCTGCTCTTGTAGAGTTTTTTAATGGAAAGGTTACTTTAACAGATCAAGGTTTACGAGAAGTTGAAGTTCCTGTAAACTTAGTGTAA
- the mreD gene encoding rod shape-determining protein MreD → MRLFKQVGIFFLLPVVVLIDAHIGQLVGSFFPHFHLASHFLFLFLLFETIEVSEYLYLAYCCIVGLVYDIYFFHLIGIATLLFIVIGASLHKFNSVILTNRWTRMLTIIVISFLFDMGSYLLALTVGLTVDSMPVFIVYSLVPSMILNFLWMVIFQYIFEKYYL, encoded by the coding sequence ATGAGACTGTTTAAACAAGTTGGTATTTTCTTTTTACTCCCTGTTGTCGTTCTAATTGATGCTCATATTGGTCAATTGGTGGGGTCCTTCTTCCCCCACTTTCATTTAGCCAGTCATTTTCTATTCTTGTTTCTCTTATTTGAGACAATCGAGGTGTCTGAGTATCTCTATCTAGCCTATTGTTGTATAGTGGGTTTGGTTTACGATATTTATTTTTTCCACTTGATTGGAATTGCCACGCTTTTGTTTATCGTGATTGGTGCTTCGCTCCACAAGTTTAACAGCGTGATTCTGACGAATCGTTGGACAAGGATGTTGACCATTATTGTAATCAGTTTTCTGTTTGATATGGGGAGTTATCTTCTGGCTTTAACTGTAGGATTGACGGTAGATTCTATGCCAGTCTTCATTGTCTATAGTCTTGTCCCATCAATGATTCTGAACTTCTTATGGATGGTGATTTTCCAATACATTTTTGAAAAATATTATCTATGA
- the cysK gene encoding cysteine synthase A — protein MTIYNNITELIGQTPIVKLNNIVPEGAADVYVKLEAFNPGSSVKDRIALSMIEKAEQDGILKPGATIVEATSGNTGIGLSWVGAAKGYKVVIVMPETMSVERRKIIQAYGAELVLTPGSEGMKGAIAKAQEIAAERGGFLPLQFNNPANPEVHERTTGAEILAAFGSDGLDAFVGGVGTGGTISGVSHALKAANSNIQVYAVEADESAILSGEKPGPHKIQGISAGFIPETLDTKAYDGIVRVTSDDALALGREIGGKEGFLVGISSAAAIYGAIEVAKKLGAGKKVLALAPDNGERYLSTALYEFEV, from the coding sequence ATGACTATCTACAATAATATTACTGAACTAATCGGACAAACACCAATTGTTAAACTTAACAACATTGTTCCAGAGGGTGCTGCAGACGTCTATGTTAAACTAGAGGCCTTTAACCCAGGATCTTCAGTCAAAGATCGTATTGCCCTTAGCATGATTGAAAAAGCTGAGCAGGATGGCATTCTAAAACCCGGTGCTACTATTGTTGAAGCAACAAGTGGAAATACTGGAATCGGTCTTTCATGGGTTGGTGCTGCTAAAGGATATAAAGTTGTTATCGTCATGCCAGAAACGATGAGTGTGGAACGACGTAAGATTATCCAAGCCTATGGCGCTGAACTCGTCCTTACACCTGGTAGCGAAGGTATGAAAGGTGCGATTGCCAAAGCCCAAGAAATCGCAGCTGAGCGCGGTGGTTTCCTTCCTCTACAATTTAACAATCCAGCTAATCCTGAAGTACACGAAAGAACAACAGGAGCTGAAATACTAGCTGCTTTCGGTTCTGATGGACTAGATGCCTTTGTGGGTGGTGTTGGTACTGGTGGAACGATTTCGGGCGTTTCTCATGCACTTAAAGCTGCAAATTCAAACATTCAAGTTTATGCAGTTGAGGCAGACGAGTCAGCTATCTTGTCTGGTGAAAAACCAGGGCCTCACAAAATTCAAGGCATCTCAGCTGGATTTATTCCTGAAACACTTGATACAAAGGCCTATGATGGTATCGTCCGTGTAACATCAGATGATGCTCTTGCACTTGGTCGTGAGATTGGCGGAAAAGAAGGCTTCCTTGTTGGGATTTCTTCAGCTGCAGCGATTTACGGTGCAATTGAAGTTGCTAAGAAATTAGGTGCAGGTAAGAAAGTCCTTGCTTTAGCACCAGATAACGGCGAACGTTATCTGTCTACAGCACTCTATGAATTTGAAGTGTAG
- the mreC gene encoding rod shape-determining protein MreC codes for MNRFKKSKYLIIVFVTVLAVSVLLVTTYSSAIVTKLGDGISLVDRIVQKPFQWFDAFKSDLGHLTQAYNENESLKKQLYQLEVDSNQSERLKSENEQLRQLLEMKSKLQATKTLAADVIMRAPVSWKQELTIDAGSSKGVSENMLAIANGGLIGSVSKVEEHSTTVNLLTNTENSDKISVKILHGSTEIYGIIVGYDKETELLKISQLNSNSDISAGDKVTTGGLGNFNVKDIPVGEVVATTHSSDYLTREVTVKLTADTKDLHVVELVGNS; via the coding sequence ATGAACCGTTTTAAAAAATCAAAATATCTAATCATCGTTTTTGTCACAGTTCTGGCAGTTTCTGTACTATTAGTGACAACCTATTCAAGTGCTATTGTGACAAAACTAGGAGATGGCATTTCCTTAGTGGATAGAATTGTTCAAAAACCATTTCAGTGGTTTGATGCTTTCAAATCGGATTTGGGTCATTTGACGCAGGCTTACAATGAAAACGAAAGTCTAAAAAAACAACTCTATCAATTAGAGGTGGATTCTAATCAATCAGAACGTTTAAAATCTGAGAATGAACAACTACGTCAGCTTCTAGAGATGAAGTCAAAATTACAGGCTACAAAAACCCTAGCAGCAGATGTGATTATGCGAGCTCCTGTGTCTTGGAAACAAGAGTTAACAATTGATGCGGGAAGTTCAAAAGGAGTTTCTGAAAACATGTTGGCCATTGCAAATGGTGGCTTGATTGGTAGTGTTTCAAAAGTAGAGGAGCATTCAACAACGGTCAACTTATTGACAAACACTGAAAATTCCGACAAAATTTCCGTTAAAATCCTGCATGGTTCTACTGAAATTTATGGAATCATCGTTGGTTATGACAAGGAAACAGAACTGCTTAAAATTAGTCAATTAAATAGTAATAGCGACATTAGCGCGGGAGACAAGGTGACGACAGGGGGGCTCGGAAACTTCAATGTTAAGGATATTCCTGTTGGCGAGGTTGTTGCCACAACACACAGCAGTGATTATCTAACACGAGAGGTAACAGTAAAGTTGACTGCTGACACCAAAGATCTTCATGTGGTAGAGTTAGTGGGGAATTCGTAA
- the pcsB gene encoding peptidoglycan hydrolase PcsB produces MKKKILASLLLSTVLVSQAAVLTTVRAETTDEKIAAQDSKISDLSAKQKEAQKEVDEIQTQVTAIQTQQASLQAENETLQAESKKLEGEITELSKNIVARNDSLEKQARSAQTNGAATSYINTIVNSKSITEAISRVAAMSEIVSANNKMLEQQKADKKSIAEKQVVNNEAINTVIANQQTLADDAQTLTTKQAELKVAELNLAAEKATAEGEKATLLEQKATAEAEAKAAAEAEAAYKARQASQQQSVVASGNTSFSAQVQATSTSTSDDEDSSYTPAPAPTPARQRPTYSSNASSYPTGECTWGAKTLAPWAGDYWGNGAQWATSAAAAGFRTGSTPQVGAIACWNDGGYGHVAVVTAVSSSSRIQVSESNYGGDRTIGNKRGWFNPTTTSEGYVTYIYPN; encoded by the coding sequence ATGAAGAAAAAAATCTTAGCGTCACTTTTGTTAAGTACAGTATTGGTTTCACAAGCGGCGGTATTAACAACTGTTCGTGCTGAAACAACTGATGAAAAAATTGCTGCTCAAGATAGTAAAATTAGTGACTTGTCAGCTAAACAAAAAGAAGCTCAAAAAGAAGTAGATGAAATCCAAACGCAAGTTACAGCTATTCAAACACAACAAGCAAGCTTGCAAGCTGAAAATGAAACACTACAAGCTGAGTCTAAAAAGCTTGAAGGAGAAATTACAGAGCTTTCTAAGAATATTGTTGCTCGTAATGACTCATTGGAAAAACAAGCACGTAGCGCACAAACAAATGGTGCTGCAACTAGCTACATCAACACAATTGTAAACTCAAAATCAATTACTGAAGCTATTTCACGTGTTGCAGCTATGAGCGAGATTGTATCAGCTAACAACAAAATGTTGGAACAACAAAAGGCTGATAAAAAATCAATTGCTGAAAAACAAGTTGTGAATAACGAAGCTATCAATACCGTAATTGCCAACCAACAAACTCTTGCTGACGATGCACAAACATTGACAACAAAGCAAGCTGAGTTGAAAGTTGCTGAGTTGAACCTTGCTGCTGAGAAAGCAACTGCAGAAGGCGAAAAAGCTACTTTGCTAGAACAAAAAGCAACTGCAGAAGCAGAAGCGAAAGCAGCGGCTGAAGCAGAAGCAGCTTACAAAGCTCGTCAAGCAAGCCAACAACAATCAGTAGTTGCTTCAGGAAATACAAGCTTCTCTGCTCAAGTACAAGCGACATCAACATCAACATCTGATGATGAGGATTCAAGCTACACTCCAGCACCTGCTCCAACTCCTGCTAGACAACGTCCAACATATAGCTCAAATGCATCAAGTTACCCAACTGGTGAATGTACTTGGGGAGCTAAAACATTGGCACCTTGGGCTGGAGACTACTGGGGAAACGGAGCTCAGTGGGCAACAAGTGCAGCTGCAGCAGGATTCCGTACAGGATCAACTCCACAAGTTGGTGCGATTGCATGTTGGAATGATGGTGGTTATGGACATGTAGCGGTTGTTACAGCAGTTTCATCATCATCTCGTATCCAAGTATCAGAATCAAACTACGGTGGAGATCGTACAATCGGAAACAAACGTGGATGGTTCAACCCAACTACAACTTCTGAAGGTTACGTAACATACATCTATCCAAACTAA
- a CDS encoding energy-coupling factor ABC transporter ATP-binding protein, producing MKSIIEVKDLSFRYKEDQEYYDVNSVTFHVKRGEWLSIVGHNGSGKSTTIRLIDGLLEAESGEIWIDGQLLSPENVWDLRRQIGMVFQNPDNQFVGATVEDDVAFGLENQGLPREEMKKRVAESLELVGMLDFKKREPVRLSGGQKQRVAIAGVVALRPAILILDEATSMLDPEGRRELIQTVQEIRKDYQMTVVSITHDLEEVAMSDRVLVMKKGQVESTSSPRELFSRNDLDQIGLDDPFTNQLRESLRETGYQLPDGYLTEGELEDKLWELL from the coding sequence ATGAAATCGATTATTGAAGTAAAAGATCTGTCTTTTCGATACAAAGAAGATCAAGAGTATTATGATGTTAACAGCGTTACGTTTCACGTGAAACGTGGGGAGTGGCTCTCAATCGTAGGTCATAATGGGAGTGGAAAGTCAACAACTATTCGTTTGATTGATGGCTTGCTTGAAGCGGAATCTGGAGAAATCTGGATAGATGGCCAATTGCTGTCCCCTGAGAATGTTTGGGACTTGCGTCGTCAAATTGGTATGGTTTTTCAAAATCCAGACAATCAATTTGTAGGTGCAACTGTTGAAGATGATGTTGCCTTTGGCCTAGAAAATCAGGGACTTCCTCGAGAAGAAATGAAGAAAAGAGTGGCTGAATCTTTGGAGTTAGTAGGTATGCTAGACTTTAAGAAGAGAGAACCAGTCCGCTTATCGGGTGGACAAAAACAACGGGTAGCCATTGCAGGAGTTGTTGCCTTGAGACCTGCTATTTTGATTCTGGACGAGGCTACAAGTATGTTGGATCCCGAGGGGCGCAGAGAACTGATTCAGACAGTTCAAGAGATTCGAAAAGACTATCAGATGACAGTTGTCTCCATTACGCATGACTTGGAAGAAGTTGCGATGAGTGACCGTGTCCTGGTCATGAAAAAAGGCCAAGTGGAGTCAACCAGTAGCCCAAGAGAACTTTTTTCTCGGAATGACCTTGACCAGATAGGCTTAGATGATCCCTTTACTAATCAATTGAGAGAATCTTTGAGAGAGACAGGCTATCAGTTGCCGGATGGCTATTTGACAGAAGGAGAGCTAGAGGACAAGTTATGGGAATTACTCTAG
- a CDS encoding PH domain-containing protein, which yields MAFGKFIQGLAGNFSEQNKETLIKEYGQYLLENEEIQSGYKLIRDAIIFTNIRIIFTDKQGATGRKMSVKSLFLMNIVNVEMETAGAGIDDSEITITYLENVFLKAHNEHFSYHKFEFPKKTDILPLYSYLLELAYHNRLKINGLDL from the coding sequence ATGGCGTTTGGAAAATTTATTCAAGGACTTGCTGGTAACTTCAGCGAGCAAAACAAAGAAACTCTTATCAAAGAATATGGTCAATACCTACTAGAGAATGAAGAAATCCAAAGTGGATATAAGCTCATTCGTGACGCAATCATCTTTACAAATATTCGTATCATCTTTACAGATAAGCAAGGCGCTACTGGTCGCAAGATGTCTGTTAAGTCACTCTTTTTGATGAACATTGTCAACGTTGAAATGGAAACTGCAGGAGCAGGTATAGACGATAGTGAGATTACGATCACTTATTTAGAGAATGTCTTTCTAAAAGCACATAATGAGCATTTTAGTTACCACAAATTTGAATTTCCTAAGAAAACGGATATTCTTCCCCTTTACTCCTATTTACTAGAACTTGCTTATCACAATCGATTGAAAATTAATGGCTTAGACCTTTGA
- a CDS encoding energy-coupling factor transporter ATPase: MGITLENVSFTYQEGTPLSSSALTDVSLTIEDGSYTALIGHTGSGKSTILQLLNGLLVPSKGSVRVFDTVITPTSTNKEIRQIRKQVGLVFQFAENQIFEETVLKDVAFGPQNFGVSEEEAKKIAREKLALVGIDESLFERSPFELSGGQMRRVAIAGILAMEPTVLVLDEPTAGLDPLGRKELMTLFKKLHLAGMTIVLVTHLMDDVATYADQVYVMEKGCLVKSGKPSDVFQDVASMEKVQLGVPKITAFCKRLADRGVAFKKLPIKIEEFKESLNG, from the coding sequence ATGGGAATTACTCTAGAAAATGTGAGCTTTACCTATCAAGAGGGGACTCCCCTATCTTCATCAGCCTTGACTGATGTTTCCTTGACGATTGAGGACGGCTCCTATACAGCTTTGATAGGACATACAGGTAGTGGGAAATCGACGATCTTACAGCTTTTAAATGGCCTATTGGTTCCAAGTAAGGGTTCTGTTCGAGTTTTCGATACCGTCATTACTCCTACATCAACAAATAAAGAAATTCGACAGATTCGAAAGCAAGTCGGTCTAGTGTTTCAATTTGCTGAAAATCAGATTTTCGAAGAAACTGTTTTGAAAGATGTTGCGTTTGGACCACAAAATTTTGGAGTTTCTGAGGAAGAAGCCAAGAAAATTGCACGTGAAAAGTTAGCCTTGGTAGGCATCGATGAGTCACTCTTTGAGCGCAGTCCTTTTGAACTTTCGGGTGGTCAGATGAGACGTGTGGCCATAGCAGGTATCCTAGCCATGGAGCCTACTGTCTTGGTTTTGGATGAGCCAACAGCTGGATTAGATCCTTTGGGCAGAAAAGAATTGATGACTCTGTTTAAAAAACTTCACCTTGCTGGAATGACAATCGTCCTGGTAACGCATTTGATGGATGATGTAGCTACGTATGCTGATCAGGTCTATGTTATGGAAAAGGGGTGTTTAGTCAAAAGTGGCAAACCGAGTGATGTTTTCCAAGATGTAGCCTCTATGGAAAAGGTGCAGTTAGGTGTGCCTAAAATAACAGCCTTTTGTAAACGCTTGGCAGATAGGGGTGTAGCTTTTAAAAAACTGCCAATCAAGATAGAGGAGTTTAAGGAGTCGCTAAATGGATAG
- the tsf gene encoding translation elongation factor Ts has product MAEITAKLVKELREKSGAGVMDAKKALVETDGDIEKAIELLREKGMAKAAKKADRVAAEGLTGVYVNGNVAAVVEVNAETDFVAKNAQFVDLVNATAKVIAEGKPANNEEALALTMPSGETLEAAYVSATATIGEKISFRRFALLEKTDSQHFGAYQHNGGRIGVISVIEGGDEALAKQISMHIAAMKPTVLSYKELDEQFVKDELAQLNHVIDQDNESRAMVGKPALPHLKYGSKAQLSDEVIAQAEADIKAELAAEGKPEKIWDKIIPGKMDRFMLDNTKVDQAYTLLAQVYIMDDSKTVEAYLESVNASVVEFARFEVGEGIEKAANDFEAEVAATMAAALNN; this is encoded by the coding sequence ATGGCAGAAATTACAGCTAAACTTGTAAAAGAGTTGCGTGAAAAATCTGGTGCCGGTGTTATGGACGCTAAAAAAGCGCTTGTAGAAACAGACGGTGACATCGAAAAAGCGATTGAATTGCTTCGTGAAAAAGGTATGGCGAAAGCAGCTAAGAAAGCTGACCGCGTTGCTGCAGAAGGTTTGACTGGTGTTTATGTTAACGGTAACGTTGCAGCAGTAGTTGAAGTAAACGCTGAAACTGACTTCGTTGCGAAAAACGCTCAATTCGTTGACTTGGTAAATGCTACAGCTAAAGTAATTGCTGAAGGAAAACCAGCTAACAATGAAGAAGCTCTTGCTTTGACAATGCCTTCAGGTGAAACTCTTGAAGCAGCGTATGTGTCTGCAACAGCAACTATCGGAGAAAAAATCTCATTCCGTCGTTTTGCTTTGCTTGAAAAAACAGATTCACAACACTTCGGAGCATACCAACACAATGGTGGACGTATCGGTGTTATCTCTGTAATCGAAGGTGGAGACGAAGCGCTTGCTAAACAAATCTCAATGCACATTGCTGCGATGAAACCAACAGTTCTTTCTTACAAAGAATTGGATGAGCAATTCGTTAAAGATGAGTTGGCACAATTGAACCACGTAATTGATCAAGACAACGAAAGCCGTGCAATGGTTGGTAAACCAGCTCTTCCACACTTGAAGTATGGATCAAAAGCACAATTGTCTGATGAAGTGATTGCTCAAGCTGAAGCTGACATCAAAGCTGAGTTGGCTGCAGAAGGTAAACCAGAAAAAATTTGGGACAAAATCATCCCAGGTAAAATGGATCGCTTCATGCTTGACAACACTAAGGTTGACCAAGCATACACACTTCTTGCACAAGTCTACATCATGGATGACAGCAAGACAGTTGAAGCATACCTTGAATCAGTTAATGCTTCAGTAGTTGAGTTCGCTCGCTTTGAAGTTGGTGAAGGAATTGAGAAAGCTGCGAACGACTTCGAAGCAGAAGTTGCAGCTACAATGGCAGCAGCCTTAAATAACTAA
- the rpsB gene encoding 30S ribosomal protein S2, with translation MAVISMKQLLEAGVHFGHQTRRWNPKMAKYIFTERNGIHVIDLQQTVKYADQAYDFMRDAAANDAVVLFVGTKKQAADAVKEEAERSGQYYINHRWLGGTLTNWGTIQKRIARLKEIKRMEEEGIFDVLPKKEVALLNKQRARLEKFLGGIEDMPRIPDVMYVVDPHKEQIAVKEAKKLGIPVVAMVDTNTDPDDIDVIIPANDDAIRAVKLITAKLADAIIEGRQGEDAAAVEAEFAASEAQADSIEEIVEVVEGDNA, from the coding sequence ATGGCAGTAATTTCAATGAAACAACTTCTTGAGGCTGGTGTACACTTTGGTCACCAAACTCGTCGCTGGAACCCTAAGATGGCTAAGTACATCTTTACTGAGCGTAACGGAATCCACGTTATCGACTTGCAACAAACTGTAAAATACGCTGACCAAGCTTACGACTTTATGCGTGATGCAGCAGCTAACGATGCAGTTGTATTGTTCGTTGGTACTAAGAAACAAGCTGCGGACGCTGTTAAAGAAGAAGCAGAACGTTCAGGTCAATACTACATCAACCATCGTTGGTTGGGTGGAACTCTTACTAACTGGGGAACTATCCAAAAACGTATTGCTCGTTTGAAAGAAATCAAACGTATGGAAGAAGAAGGAATCTTCGACGTTCTTCCTAAGAAAGAAGTTGCCCTTCTTAACAAACAACGTGCACGTCTTGAAAAATTCTTGGGTGGTATCGAAGACATGCCTCGTATCCCAGATGTAATGTACGTAGTTGACCCACATAAAGAGCAAATCGCTGTTAAAGAAGCTAAAAAACTAGGTATCCCAGTTGTAGCCATGGTTGACACAAACACTGATCCAGACGATATCGATGTAATCATCCCAGCTAACGATGACGCTATCCGCGCAGTTAAATTGATCACAGCTAAATTGGCTGACGCTATCATCGAAGGACGTCAAGGTGAAGATGCAGCAGCAGTTGAAGCAGAATTTGCAGCTTCAGAAGCTCAAGCAGATTCAATCGAAGAAATCGTTGAAGTTGTAGAAGGCGACAACGCTTAA
- a CDS encoding energy-coupling factor transporter transmembrane component T family protein, which translates to MDSMILGRYIPGDSIIHRLDPRSKLLAMILLILIVFWANNPLANLILFVATGIFIALSGVSLSFFVQGLKSMFFLIAFTTLFQLFFISSGNVLFEFSFIRITDYALQQAGIIFCRFVLIIFFSTLLTLTTMPLSLAAAVESLLAPLKRVKVPVHEIGLMLSMSLRFVPTLMDDTTRIMNAQKARGVDFGEGSIVQKVKAMIPILIPLFATSLKRADSLAIAMEARGYQGGKGRSQYRQLRWSQKDTLAILVILVLGCLLFFLKS; encoded by the coding sequence ATGGATAGTATGATTTTAGGGCGTTATATACCAGGAGATTCCATCATTCATCGCTTGGATCCCCGTAGTAAATTGCTGGCTATGATCCTGTTGATTTTGATTGTATTTTGGGCCAATAATCCCCTCGCCAATCTCATTCTTTTTGTAGCAACAGGTATATTTATCGCTTTGTCGGGCGTTTCCCTCTCGTTTTTTGTGCAGGGATTAAAATCCATGTTTTTCTTGATTGCTTTTACGACTCTATTTCAACTCTTTTTCATTTCAAGTGGTAATGTCTTATTTGAGTTTTCTTTTATAAGAATAACGGATTATGCTTTGCAACAAGCTGGGATTATTTTCTGTCGTTTTGTCTTGATTATTTTCTTTTCAACTTTGCTAACGTTAACGACCATGCCTTTGAGTCTGGCAGCTGCAGTTGAATCTCTCTTAGCGCCTCTGAAACGCGTGAAAGTTCCCGTTCATGAAATTGGTCTCATGTTATCAATGAGTTTGCGTTTTGTTCCAACCTTGATGGATGACACGACGAGAATTATGAATGCTCAGAAGGCTCGTGGAGTTGACTTTGGCGAAGGTAGTATCGTTCAAAAAGTAAAGGCTATGATTCCGATTTTAATTCCTCTTTTTGCGACTAGCTTAAAGCGTGCAGATTCATTGGCAATAGCCATGGAAGCGCGTGGTTATCAGGGAGGAAAGGGTAGAAGTCAGTATAGACAGTTGAGATGGAGTCAAAAGGATACACTGGCGATTCTTGTGATTCTGGTGCTGGGATGTCTCTTATTTTTCTTAAAATCTTAG
- a CDS encoding DEAD/DEAH box helicase, producing MKVNPNYLGRLFTEKELTKEERQMAEKLPAIRKEKGKLFCQRCNSSILEEWHLPIGAYYCRECLLMKRVRSDQALYYFPQEDFPKQDVLKWRGQLTPFQEKVSEGLLQAVDKQEPILVHAVTGAGKTEMIYQVVAKVIDEGGAVCLASPRIDVCLELYKRLQNDFACEIALLHGESEPYFRTPLVVATTHQLLKFYHAFDLLIVDEVDAFPYVDNSVLYYAVNQCVKEEGLKIFLTATSTDELDKKVRTGELKRLSLPRRFHGNPLIIPKLVWLSDFNRYIEKSQLSPKLKSYIKKQRRTSYPLLIFASEIKKGEKLKELLQEQFPNENIGFVSSITENRLEQVQAFRDGELTILISTTILERGVTFPCVDVFVVEANHRLFTKSSLIQIGGRVGRSMDRPTGELLFFYDGLNVSIKKAIKEIKQMNKEAGL from the coding sequence ATGAAAGTAAATCCAAACTATCTCGGTCGCTTGTTTACTGAGAAAGAATTAACGAAAGAAGAACGTCAGATGGCTGAGAAACTGCCGGCAATTAGAAAAGAGAAAGGGAAACTGTTTTGTCAACGTTGTAATAGTAGTATTCTAGAAGAATGGCATTTACCTATAGGTGCTTACTATTGTAGGGAGTGTTTATTGATGAAGAGGGTCAGGAGTGATCAAGCTTTATACTATTTTCCGCAGGAGGATTTTCCTAAGCAAGACGTCCTCAAATGGCGTGGTCAGTTAACACCTTTTCAAGAAAAAGTGTCAGAGGGACTGCTTCAAGCGGTGGACAAGCAAGAGCCAATCTTGGTTCACGCTGTAACAGGAGCTGGAAAGACAGAGATGATTTACCAGGTTGTGGCTAAGGTGATTGATGAAGGTGGTGCAGTTTGTTTAGCCAGCCCTCGAATTGATGTGTGTTTGGAGCTGTATAAACGACTGCAGAATGACTTTGCTTGTGAGATAGCACTACTTCATGGTGAGTCAGAACCTTATTTTCGAACACCACTAGTTGTTGCAACGACTCATCAGCTGTTAAAATTTTATCATGCTTTTGACTTGCTGATAGTGGATGAAGTAGATGCCTTTCCTTATGTTGACAACTCTGTTCTTTACTATGCTGTAAACCAATGTGTAAAGGAGGAGGGGCTAAAGATATTTCTTACAGCGACCTCTACAGATGAGTTAGATAAGAAGGTTCGCACTGGAGAATTAAAACGATTGAGCTTGCCAAGACGATTTCATGGAAATCCATTGATTATTCCAAAGCTAGTTTGGTTATCAGATTTTAATCGCTATATAGAAAAGAGTCAGTTGTCTCCAAAGTTAAAGTCCTACATTAAGAAGCAGAGAAGAACAAGTTATCCGTTGTTAATCTTTGCATCTGAGATTAAGAAAGGCGAGAAACTAAAAGAACTCTTGCAGGAACAGTTTCCAAATGAAAACATCGGCTTTGTGTCCTCTATCACAGAAAATCGATTAGAGCAGGTACAAGCTTTTCGAGATGGAGAGTTGACAATCCTTATTAGTACAACAATTTTGGAGCGTGGGGTCACCTTTCCTTGTGTGGATGTTTTTGTTGTAGAAGCTAATCATCGTCTCTTTACCAAGTCTAGCTTGATTCAGATTGGAGGGCGAGTTGGGCGCAGTATGGATAGACCGACTGGTGAACTGCTCTTCTTTTATGATGGATTAAATGTTTCCATTAAAAAAGCAATCAAGGAAATTAAGCAGATGAACAAGGAGGCAGGTTTATGA